A DNA window from Brenneria izadpanahii contains the following coding sequences:
- a CDS encoding ABC transporter permease: MNIDALRYRFFPVAVIIAAAVAFWYLLAIGLNAQGAIERTLSTTEGWGWRELVDVTLNMSRPVLPAPHQIVADIWASLTKWPVTSPRNLLLHTWVTASAALTGFVMGVALGLALAICIVHSRTLDKALLPWIVASQTVPVLAIAPIVLIILGSLGITGLLPKATIAMYLCFFPVTIATVQGLRSPQKMEMELVHTYAASRIDTFWMVRLPSALPYLFPAFRVAIASGLVGTMVAELPTGAQAGLGARLLTGSYYGNTIQIWSALVMASLLGLFLTALVSLTEYAVMSRRKGGQ, encoded by the coding sequence ATGAACATTGACGCTTTACGTTACCGGTTTTTTCCCGTTGCGGTGATTATCGCCGCGGCCGTGGCGTTCTGGTATCTGCTGGCCATCGGGCTGAATGCGCAGGGGGCGATTGAGCGCACCCTCTCTACAACCGAGGGCTGGGGCTGGCGCGAACTGGTGGATGTCACGCTGAATATGTCGCGGCCGGTGCTGCCCGCGCCGCACCAGATTGTGGCCGATATTTGGGCCAGCCTGACGAAATGGCCGGTCACTTCGCCGCGAAACCTGCTGTTGCACACCTGGGTGACGGCCAGCGCCGCGCTGACCGGGTTCGTCATGGGCGTGGCGCTGGGGCTGGCGCTGGCTATCTGCATTGTGCATTCCCGCACGCTGGATAAGGCTCTGCTGCCGTGGATTGTGGCGTCGCAGACGGTGCCGGTGCTGGCGATTGCGCCGATTGTGCTGATTATTCTGGGCAGCCTGGGGATCACCGGCCTGCTGCCCAAAGCCACGATCGCCATGTATCTCTGCTTCTTTCCGGTCACCATCGCCACCGTGCAAGGACTGCGTTCGCCGCAGAAAATGGAAATGGAGCTGGTGCACACTTATGCCGCCAGCCGAATCGATACCTTCTGGATGGTTCGGCTGCCATCCGCCCTGCCTTATCTGTTTCCGGCATTCCGGGTGGCGATCGCCAGCGGTTTGGTCGGCACCATGGTGGCGGAGCTGCCGACGGGGGCGCAGGCCGGTCTGGGCGCGCGCTTGCTGACCGGCTCTTATTACGGCAACACCATTCAGATTTGGTCCGCCCTGGTGATGGCTTCGCTGCTGGGGCTGTTTCTGACCGCGTTGGTCAGCCTGACGGAATACGCCGTTATGTCGCGCCGTAAGGGAGGTCAGTGA
- a CDS encoding ABC transporter permease codes for MHRYVTGGFGLVVALMATLMGLVQRLPGGAAESGVMPVLIIELLLLLCAALLALYPSASPWFPAGAIALTVAAAGMLIRPAAMAHPDAAYWLAVSALALLACHSVQRLANGGGKNLPPGAVAALFGAWVLYFWQLLVTVFAVPQVLLPAPIDIVRALYDNAGLLTGDFVQTVLKSVLVGYALGSGMGIVVGILIDRLPFLQRGLLPLANLTSTIPLVGVAPIAVMWFGFDWPSKAAVIVLVTFFPALVSTLAGLQASGKLERELMYCYAATPRTTLRVLRLPAALPFIFGALKVNATLAMISAIVAEYFGSPTAGLGFRISTEAARMHMSTVWAAIVVASVVGSLFYALLVWLERKVNFWHPSVRGES; via the coding sequence ATGCATAGATATGTTACCGGCGGTTTTGGCCTTGTCGTCGCGTTGATGGCGACGCTGATGGGACTGGTGCAGCGGCTCCCCGGCGGCGCGGCGGAAAGCGGCGTGATGCCGGTTCTGATTATCGAACTGTTGCTGCTGCTGTGCGCGGCGCTGCTGGCGCTGTATCCCTCTGCGTCGCCCTGGTTTCCGGCTGGAGCGATCGCGCTGACTGTCGCGGCGGCGGGAATGCTGATCCGGCCCGCCGCGATGGCGCATCCCGATGCCGCGTACTGGTTGGCGGTATCGGCATTGGCGCTGCTGGCGTGTCATAGCGTGCAGCGCCTGGCGAACGGCGGCGGTAAAAATCTGCCGCCCGGCGCGGTTGCCGCGTTATTCGGCGCCTGGGTGCTGTATTTCTGGCAGTTGCTGGTCACGGTGTTTGCGGTGCCCCAGGTATTGCTGCCGGCGCCGATTGATATTGTCCGGGCGCTGTATGACAACGCCGGGCTGCTGACGGGCGATTTTGTGCAAACGGTGCTGAAGTCGGTGCTGGTGGGCTATGCGCTGGGCAGCGGCATGGGGATCGTGGTGGGAATTCTGATCGATCGGCTGCCGTTCCTGCAGCGCGGCCTGCTGCCTCTGGCTAACCTGACCAGCACCATTCCGCTGGTGGGCGTGGCCCCGATTGCGGTGATGTGGTTTGGCTTTGACTGGCCGTCCAAGGCGGCGGTCATTGTGCTGGTTACCTTCTTTCCCGCTCTGGTCAGCACGCTGGCCGGGCTACAGGCCTCCGGCAAGCTGGAGCGAGAGTTGATGTATTGCTATGCCGCCACGCCGCGCACCACCCTGAGAGTGCTGCGTTTACCGGCGGCGCTGCCCTTTATTTTCGGCGCGCTTAAGGTCAATGCCACGCTGGCGATGATCAGTGCGATTGTCGCCGAGTATTTCGGCTCCCCCACGGCGGGGCTGGGTTTTCGTATCTCGACCGAGGCGGCCCGTATGCATATGTCCACCGTGTGGGCGGCGATCGTGGTCGCTTCCGTGGTGGGATCGCTGTTTTATGCGCTGTTGGTCTGGCTGGAAAGGAAGGTCAATTTCTGGCATCCCTCAGTGCGCGGCGAGTCGTAA
- a CDS encoding ABC transporter substrate-binding protein, translating into MRDRSAFRKCLIAAAATLALSLTASVHAAEKVTLQLKWLPQAQFAGYYVAQAKGYYKDAGLDVTIKPGGTDISPVQVIAGKSADVIVNWMPDALAARESGVPLVNIAQIFDRSGMMLTCRKSTGIKTPADLKGKTLGVWFGGNEYPFFNWMHKLGYKPDTDIKVLKQGFNVDPLLQNQAACISTMNYNEYWQLIDAGMKADDLISFPYEDQGVSTLEDGLYVLESSLQDPAFVAKMAKFLQASYKGWNEAVNNPAEAAEIVVNEDSSGSATLEVQQRQMENVAKLITNANTPKIGYLDPAAYRRTVDVLLSGGGESVIKKDPGDSAMTHVVWEAAAK; encoded by the coding sequence ATGAGAGATCGTTCCGCCTTTCGCAAATGCCTTATCGCGGCCGCCGCTACGCTGGCATTGTCATTGACCGCCAGCGTTCATGCCGCCGAGAAAGTCACGCTTCAGCTTAAATGGTTGCCTCAGGCTCAGTTTGCCGGTTACTACGTGGCGCAGGCCAAAGGCTATTACAAAGATGCCGGGCTGGATGTCACCATCAAACCGGGTGGAACCGATATCTCTCCGGTACAGGTTATTGCCGGAAAATCGGCGGATGTGATTGTCAACTGGATGCCCGATGCGCTGGCGGCGCGCGAGTCCGGGGTGCCGCTGGTGAATATCGCGCAGATATTCGATCGTTCGGGCATGATGCTGACCTGCCGAAAATCCACCGGGATTAAGACCCCGGCGGACCTGAAAGGAAAAACGCTGGGCGTTTGGTTCGGCGGCAACGAGTACCCGTTCTTCAACTGGATGCACAAGCTGGGTTACAAACCGGATACCGACATCAAAGTGCTGAAACAGGGTTTTAACGTCGATCCGCTGTTGCAGAATCAGGCCGCCTGCATTTCCACTATGAACTACAACGAATACTGGCAGCTGATTGACGCCGGCATGAAGGCGGACGATCTGATTTCGTTCCCGTATGAAGACCAGGGCGTTTCCACTCTGGAAGACGGACTGTACGTACTGGAATCCAGCCTGCAGGATCCGGCTTTTGTGGCGAAAATGGCGAAGTTCCTGCAAGCGAGCTATAAGGGCTGGAACGAAGCGGTCAATAATCCGGCCGAAGCCGCGGAGATTGTGGTTAACGAAGATTCGTCCGGCTCCGCGACGCTGGAAGTACAGCAGCGGCAGATGGAAAACGTCGCCAAACTGATTACCAACGCCAATACGCCGAAAATCGGTTATCTGGATCCCGCCGCCTATCGCCGTACCGTGGACGTTTTGCTGAGCGGCGGCGGCGAGTCGGTGATTAAAAAAGACCCTGGCGATAGCGCCATGACCCACGTCGTCTGGGAGGCGGCGGCGAAGTAA
- a CDS encoding TetR/AcrR family transcriptional regulator, with amino-acid sequence MARGRPRSFDRDAALERAMKVFWAKGFEATQLADLMEAIGINPPSFYAAFGSKEALYREAVDLYLTTAGAGSMQALAETQSVREAIKGMLLASLDIALASPSSGGCMVSLGLFNCQAQNAPLRDHMRELRRSTVRLIRQRLERGIADGELPTDTDADRLATYFATIMQGISLQAQDGAGRETLLGIVETSMAALK; translated from the coding sequence ATGGCCCGAGGACGCCCCCGCAGCTTTGACCGTGATGCCGCGCTTGAGCGCGCGATGAAAGTCTTTTGGGCCAAAGGCTTTGAGGCCACCCAGCTTGCCGACCTGATGGAGGCGATCGGCATCAACCCGCCCAGTTTCTACGCCGCCTTCGGTTCCAAGGAAGCCCTGTACCGGGAAGCGGTCGATCTCTACCTCACCACGGCAGGCGCCGGCAGCATGCAGGCGCTGGCGGAGACGCAAAGCGTCCGCGAGGCAATCAAGGGCATGCTGCTTGCGAGCCTGGACATCGCGCTGGCCAGCCCGTCCTCCGGCGGCTGCATGGTCAGCCTGGGCCTGTTCAACTGCCAGGCGCAGAACGCGCCCCTGCGCGATCACATGCGTGAACTGCGGCGCAGCACCGTACGCCTGATCCGACAGCGGCTGGAGCGCGGGATTGCCGATGGCGAACTGCCAACCGATACCGACGCCGACCGCCTCGCCACTTACTTCGCCACGATCATGCAGGGCATTTCGCTCCAGGCGCAGGATGGCGCCGGGCGCGAGACGCTACTCGGCATTGTGGAAACGTCGATGGCGGCATTGAAGTAA
- a CDS encoding nuclear transport factor 2 family protein — protein sequence MPDYVVDTRIETVRDYFRKVDAKDPALLDLFTEDVEFFFPKFGAACGKAALQRFAERIARDAAKLTHDIDGLLFTVDGDRIVVEGREWGVTADGRSWPDGEISQGRFANIFEFDGPLIKRTFIYVDPDFTSEDRRRVALYRGEALAATPRDIASRYFERVAAFWAKPDDPQALAAILELFADEVDWDIPGNLEAVPWIGPRRDREAVGAFYRELTARLAPERFEVQRILADDDTAVALGELASRVHATGGLIETPFAFVLTVRDGRIVRYRMLEDSHAVAVAALGQSA from the coding sequence ATGCCTGATTACGTTGTTGATACCCGCATCGAGACCGTACGTGACTACTTTCGCAAGGTTGATGCGAAGGATCCTGCTCTGCTGGATCTCTTCACCGAGGATGTCGAGTTCTTCTTCCCCAAGTTCGGCGCGGCCTGCGGCAAGGCCGCGCTGCAACGCTTCGCCGAGCGCATCGCCAGGGACGCGGCAAAGCTGACCCATGATATCGACGGGCTGCTCTTTACCGTGGATGGCGACCGCATCGTCGTGGAGGGCCGGGAATGGGGCGTGACTGCGGACGGGCGATCCTGGCCCGATGGCGAAATTTCGCAGGGACGCTTCGCCAACATCTTCGAGTTCGACGGGCCGTTGATCAAACGGACCTTCATCTACGTCGATCCCGATTTCACCAGCGAGGACCGCCGGCGAGTGGCTTTGTATCGCGGCGAGGCGCTTGCCGCAACGCCGCGTGACATTGCCTCGCGCTACTTCGAGCGGGTCGCGGCGTTCTGGGCGAAGCCGGATGATCCCCAGGCATTGGCGGCGATCCTTGAACTGTTCGCCGACGAGGTGGACTGGGACATTCCGGGCAACCTGGAGGCAGTGCCTTGGATCGGCCCGCGCCGAGATCGCGAGGCGGTAGGGGCGTTCTATCGTGAACTGACCGCGCGCCTGGCGCCGGAGCGGTTCGAGGTACAACGGATCCTGGCCGATGACGACACCGCCGTGGCGCTGGGCGAATTGGCTTCGCGGGTGCACGCCACCGGCGGATTGATCGAAACGCCCTTTGCCTTCGTGCTGACGGTCCGGGACGGCAGGATCGTCCGCTACCGCATGTTGGAGGACAGCCATGCCGTCGCGGTCGCGGCATTGGGGCAGAGCGCCTGA
- a CDS encoding TetR/AcrR family transcriptional regulator produces MLKHMSTDESSKGRIRLDNEAVILLAAEHVFARFGFKGATMALIAEEANLPKPNLHYYFGNKQNLYLRVLGDILHDWLSPLEHFQPQADPRTVIEQYVRQKMVLTFKRPYASKLFANELLQGAPIVHEILKTQLHDLVASKAAVVDSWIEQGLLLPLDSKHFFFSIWAITQTYADFDIQIAAVLGEEANSSDMQQRAINHVLTSVFRMCGLDRDGVAA; encoded by the coding sequence ATGTTGAAACACATGTCGACTGACGAATCGTCAAAGGGCCGCATCCGGCTTGATAACGAGGCGGTGATCCTGCTGGCTGCGGAGCATGTGTTTGCCCGTTTTGGCTTTAAGGGCGCCACCATGGCGCTAATCGCCGAAGAGGCGAATCTGCCGAAACCAAATCTTCATTACTATTTCGGCAACAAGCAGAACCTGTATCTGCGCGTGCTGGGCGATATTCTGCATGACTGGCTGTCGCCGCTGGAGCATTTTCAACCCCAGGCCGATCCGCGCACCGTCATCGAACAGTATGTGCGGCAAAAAATGGTATTAACCTTCAAACGCCCTTACGCCTCTAAGCTGTTCGCCAACGAGCTGCTGCAAGGCGCGCCGATAGTGCATGAAATACTGAAAACCCAGCTTCATGATCTGGTCGCCAGCAAGGCCGCCGTCGTTGATAGCTGGATAGAGCAGGGATTGCTGTTGCCGCTGGACAGTAAACACTTCTTTTTTTCCATCTGGGCCATCACGCAAACCTATGCCGATTTTGATATCCAGATTGCCGCCGTGCTCGGCGAAGAGGCCAACTCGTCAGATATGCAGCAGCGGGCAATCAATCATGTTCTAACCAGCGTGTTTAGAATGTGCGGATTGGATAGGGATGGCGTCGCGGCATAA
- a CDS encoding NAD(P)-dependent oxidoreductase: MKTSSPIGVDAPGIKSGRLSAAEYADNFSDSVAPLTNIQAVIEAERCYYCYDAPCTRSCPADINVPSFIHRIAQQNVRGAAQAILSENVLGGMCARVCPTETLCEQSCVRHQQDGKPVKIGRLQRYATDAYLSNPGQPLFTRATSTGKKVAVVGAGPAGLTAAHRLAQCGHHVVVFDAREKPGGLNEYGLAAYKTTDDFAQREIAWLLSIGGIELRLNQRLGRDISLDMLRADYDAVFLAMGLGGVNALGIEEESLRGVREAVDFIAELRQASHPGEVAIGRNVVVIGGGMTAVDAAVQAKKLGAREVTMVYRRGEADMKASPHEREWAKANGVAIRHWAAPQAMHGENNRVTGVSFMVMQWQSGALAATGETFTLAADMVLKAIGQAYDAGPTESAVTLKDGRIATDEEGRTSLPGVWAGGDCCADGLDLTVDAVRQGKAAAASIDAALRPFAGHPVNHKPSTTDREYSHG, translated from the coding sequence ATGAAAACTTCATCACCGATCGGCGTTGATGCGCCGGGTATTAAGTCCGGGCGTTTGAGCGCGGCGGAATACGCCGATAACTTTAGCGACAGCGTGGCGCCGCTCACCAATATTCAGGCGGTGATCGAGGCGGAACGTTGCTACTACTGTTACGACGCGCCCTGCACCCGTTCATGCCCGGCGGATATTAATGTGCCGAGCTTTATCCATCGTATCGCCCAGCAAAACGTGCGCGGCGCGGCGCAAGCCATTCTGAGTGAAAACGTATTGGGCGGCATGTGCGCCAGAGTATGTCCTACCGAAACCCTGTGCGAACAGTCCTGCGTACGTCATCAGCAGGACGGCAAACCGGTAAAAATCGGCCGGCTGCAACGTTATGCCACCGACGCTTATCTCTCCAACCCTGGACAACCGCTGTTTACCCGCGCGACGTCAACCGGCAAAAAAGTGGCGGTGGTGGGAGCCGGTCCGGCGGGGTTAACGGCGGCGCATCGTCTGGCGCAGTGCGGACATCATGTGGTGGTGTTTGACGCCAGAGAGAAGCCGGGCGGCCTGAATGAATACGGTCTGGCGGCTTACAAAACAACCGACGATTTCGCCCAGCGGGAAATCGCCTGGCTGCTGTCGATTGGCGGCATCGAGCTACGCCTTAACCAGCGTCTGGGACGGGATATCAGTCTGGATATGCTGCGCGCGGACTATGACGCCGTTTTCCTCGCGATGGGGCTGGGCGGCGTCAATGCGCTGGGCATTGAAGAAGAATCGCTGCGGGGCGTGCGTGAGGCGGTTGATTTTATCGCCGAATTACGTCAGGCGTCCCATCCCGGCGAGGTGGCGATCGGCCGCAACGTGGTGGTGATCGGCGGCGGCATGACGGCCGTTGACGCCGCGGTTCAGGCTAAAAAACTGGGCGCGCGTGAAGTCACCATGGTGTATCGCCGTGGTGAGGCGGATATGAAGGCCTCGCCGCATGAACGGGAGTGGGCGAAGGCCAACGGCGTCGCCATTCGCCACTGGGCGGCTCCCCAGGCTATGCATGGTGAGAATAATCGCGTCACCGGCGTGTCGTTTATGGTGATGCAATGGCAGTCGGGGGCGCTGGCCGCAACCGGGGAAACCTTCACCTTAGCGGCCGATATGGTGCTTAAGGCCATTGGGCAGGCCTATGACGCCGGCCCGACGGAGAGCGCCGTTACCCTGAAAGACGGCCGTATCGCTACCGATGAGGAAGGCCGCACTTCGCTGCCCGGCGTCTGGGCCGGGGGCGATTGCTGCGCCGATGGCCTGGACTTAACGGTGGATGCGGTGCGGCAAGGCAAAGCGGCGGCGGCGTCGATAGACGCGGCGCTGCGCCCTTTTGCCGGCCATCCGGTTAACCATAAACCTTCAACCACCGATCGGGAGTACTCACATGGCTGA
- the preA gene encoding NAD-dependent dihydropyrimidine dehydrogenase subunit PreA produces MADISSNFLGIKSPNPFWLASAPPTDKEYNVVRAFEAGWGGVVWKTLGQDPHVVNVNGPRYGTLRTSDRRIIGLNNIELITDRSLETNLEEIARVKRNWPDRAMIVSIMVPCEEDAWKSILPLVEQTGADGIELNFGCPHGMSERGMGAAVGQVPEYIEMVTRWCKQYCSLPVIVKLTPNITDIRYPARAALQGGADAVSLINTINSVIGVDLDQMVMTPNTGGKGSHGGYCGPAVKPIALNMVAEIARDEQTRGLPISGIGGVSTWRDAAEFISLGCGTVQVCTAVMVHGFQIVSDMISGLTNFMDERGYRTLEDFRGRAIGSVSDWRYLNLNHIDKAVIDQEKCIKCGRCHLACEDTSHQAITSMKDGERHYEVKEEECVGCNLCVSICPVEDCISMRSLQPGEVDLRTGKTVSGEYANWTTHPNNPMATTAGTV; encoded by the coding sequence ATGGCTGATATCAGCAGTAACTTTTTAGGTATCAAAAGCCCGAACCCGTTTTGGCTGGCTTCCGCCCCGCCTACGGATAAGGAATACAACGTGGTGCGGGCATTTGAGGCGGGCTGGGGCGGCGTGGTGTGGAAAACGCTGGGCCAGGATCCGCACGTGGTCAACGTCAACGGGCCGCGTTACGGCACGCTGCGCACCAGCGACCGCCGCATTATCGGTTTGAACAATATCGAGTTGATTACCGACCGTTCGCTGGAAACCAATCTGGAAGAGATTGCCCGCGTGAAGCGCAACTGGCCTGACCGGGCGATGATTGTCTCGATTATGGTGCCCTGCGAAGAAGATGCCTGGAAAAGCATTCTGCCGCTGGTGGAACAGACCGGCGCGGACGGCATCGAGCTGAACTTCGGCTGTCCGCACGGCATGAGCGAACGCGGCATGGGCGCCGCGGTGGGGCAGGTGCCGGAATATATCGAAATGGTCACCCGCTGGTGCAAGCAGTATTGCAGCCTGCCGGTGATCGTCAAACTGACGCCGAATATCACGGATATCCGCTACCCGGCGCGTGCGGCGTTGCAGGGCGGCGCCGACGCCGTCTCGTTGATTAACACCATTAACTCGGTGATAGGCGTGGATCTGGACCAGATGGTCATGACGCCCAATACCGGCGGCAAAGGATCGCACGGCGGTTACTGCGGCCCGGCGGTGAAACCGATCGCCCTGAACATGGTGGCGGAAATCGCCCGCGATGAGCAAACGCGCGGGTTACCCATCTCCGGCATCGGCGGCGTGTCCACCTGGCGCGACGCCGCCGAGTTTATCTCCCTGGGTTGCGGCACGGTGCAGGTGTGCACCGCCGTGATGGTGCACGGTTTTCAGATTGTGAGCGACATGATAAGCGGCTTGACCAACTTTATGGACGAGCGGGGTTACCGCACGCTGGAGGATTTCCGCGGCCGCGCTATCGGTTCCGTCAGCGACTGGCGCTACCTGAATCTGAATCACATCGATAAAGCGGTCATCGATCAGGAGAAGTGCATCAAATGCGGGCGCTGCCATCTGGCCTGTGAGGATACCTCGCATCAGGCGATCACCAGCATGAAAGACGGCGAACGCCATTATGAAGTGAAGGAAGAGGAGTGCGTGGGCTGCAACCTGTGCGTATCCATTTGCCCGGTGGAAGACTGTATCTCTATGCGCAGCCTGCAACCGGGCGAGGTGGATTTGCGCACCGGGAAAACCGTGAGCGGCGAGTACGCCAACTGGACGACGCATCCGAATAACCCGATGGCGACTACGGCGGGTACGGTCTGA
- the hydA gene encoding dihydropyrimidinase, whose protein sequence is MMSHNLLIKGGTVVNADREFRADVLCADGVIVAVGEDAARSAPAGTEEIDAGGMYVMPGGIDPHTHMNFPFMGTVTVDDFYSGTAAGLAGGTTTIIDFVIPNPRQPLMEAYREWRGWAEKAASDYSFHVAITWWDDSVHLDMGTLVNEEGVNSFKHFMAYKNAIMCDDETLMNSFRRALELGAMPTVHAENGEMVFLLQQEMMKRGITGPEGHPLSRPPEVEGEAASRAISIANVLGVPIYVVHVSCQESAEAIARARSRGQRVYGEVLAGHLVVDDSVYRDADFAKAAAHVMSPPFRPKAHQEALWRGLQSGQLHTTATDHCTFCASQKAAGDGDFTKIPNGCGGVEERLAVIWDAGVNTGRLTPSEFVAITSANTARLFNIYPRKGRVAVGADADLVVWDPNGSKTLSAKTHHSRNDFNVFEGRTVRGIPRYTVSQGTLVWADGDLRAQEGAGRYIKRPAFTADFSANALRERLRAPTAVQR, encoded by the coding sequence ATGATGAGCCATAACCTGTTAATCAAAGGCGGTACGGTCGTCAATGCCGATCGGGAATTTCGCGCCGACGTACTCTGTGCAGACGGCGTTATCGTGGCGGTGGGCGAGGATGCCGCCCGAAGCGCGCCGGCGGGAACGGAAGAGATCGACGCTGGCGGCATGTATGTGATGCCGGGCGGCATCGATCCGCATACCCATATGAATTTCCCTTTTATGGGAACGGTCACGGTGGACGATTTTTACAGCGGGACGGCGGCGGGGCTGGCGGGCGGCACCACCACCATCATCGATTTCGTCATCCCCAATCCGCGGCAGCCGCTGATGGAAGCCTACCGCGAATGGCGCGGCTGGGCGGAGAAAGCGGCGTCCGACTACAGCTTCCATGTCGCCATCACCTGGTGGGATGACAGCGTACACCTGGATATGGGCACGCTGGTGAACGAAGAGGGCGTTAACAGCTTCAAGCACTTTATGGCCTATAAGAACGCTATTATGTGCGACGACGAAACGCTGATGAACAGTTTCCGCCGCGCTTTGGAGCTGGGCGCGATGCCGACCGTTCACGCCGAAAACGGCGAAATGGTCTTTCTGTTGCAGCAGGAGATGATGAAGCGCGGCATTACCGGGCCGGAGGGGCATCCGCTGTCGCGTCCGCCGGAAGTGGAAGGGGAAGCGGCCAGCCGCGCCATCTCCATCGCCAACGTGCTGGGCGTGCCGATTTATGTGGTGCACGTTTCCTGTCAGGAGTCGGCCGAGGCCATCGCTCGCGCCCGATCGCGCGGCCAGCGGGTTTACGGCGAAGTGCTGGCCGGTCATCTGGTGGTGGACGACAGCGTGTACCGCGATGCGGATTTCGCCAAGGCCGCCGCGCACGTCATGAGCCCGCCGTTCCGTCCTAAAGCGCATCAGGAGGCGTTGTGGCGCGGGTTGCAGTCCGGCCAGTTGCACACCACCGCCACCGATCACTGTACCTTTTGCGCCAGTCAGAAAGCCGCCGGCGACGGCGACTTCACCAAAATTCCCAACGGTTGCGGCGGCGTGGAGGAGCGTCTGGCGGTGATTTGGGACGCCGGCGTCAATACCGGACGTCTTACGCCCAGCGAATTCGTGGCGATTACCTCCGCCAATACCGCCCGTCTGTTCAATATCTACCCGCGCAAAGGGCGGGTTGCGGTAGGAGCCGACGCCGATCTGGTGGTCTGGGATCCCAACGGCAGCAAAACCCTGTCGGCCAAAACCCATCATTCCAGAAACGATTTCAACGTCTTTGAAGGCCGCACGGTGCGCGGAATACCGCGATATACGGTCAGCCAGGGGACGCTGGTGTGGGCCGACGGCGATCTGCGCGCGCAGGAAGGCGCGGGCCGTTATATCAAACGCCCCGCCTTTACCGCGGATTTTAGCGCCAATGCCCTGCGCGAGCGCCTGCGGGCGCCCACGGCGGTGCAGCGTTGA
- a CDS encoding Zn-dependent hydrolase, whose amino-acid sequence MNSEALSTTKNKIDITDLRIDGDRLWQSLMDLAVIGATPKGGVCRLTLTDLDRQGRDLVVSWGKAAGLSVEIDKIGNVFMCRPGRNNDLPPIVAGSHIDTQPTGGKFDGNFGVLSALEVIRTLNDNHIETEAPVEMVFWTNEEGSRFVPVMMGSGVFAGIFPIELAYAAQDVDGKTVKDELEKIGYAGPKTPGDHPIGAYFEAHIEQGPILEDKNIEIGVVQAVLGIRWYDCVVTGMESHAGPTPMALRKDALQVSTRIMQEVIAIADRFAPHGRGTVGMVQVHPNSRNVVSGSVKFSIDFRNLTDALVDEMDAALKTYLAELGAETGLDIQLTQVSQYPAAPFHADCKDAVRRAANALGYSNMDIVSGAGHDAVYVADLAPTGMIFIPCKDGISHNEIEYSSPEQVTAGANVLLHAVMETAGVVGRGA is encoded by the coding sequence ATGAATAGCGAAGCGTTATCCACAACGAAAAATAAAATTGATATTACCGATCTGCGGATTGACGGCGATCGTCTATGGCAATCGCTGATGGATTTGGCGGTGATTGGCGCTACGCCGAAAGGCGGCGTATGCCGGCTGACGCTGACTGACCTGGATCGTCAGGGACGCGATCTGGTGGTTAGTTGGGGGAAGGCCGCCGGGTTATCGGTTGAGATCGACAAAATCGGCAACGTATTTATGTGCCGCCCCGGCCGTAATAATGACCTGCCGCCGATCGTGGCGGGCAGCCACATCGATACCCAGCCGACCGGCGGCAAGTTCGACGGTAACTTCGGCGTACTGTCGGCGTTGGAAGTGATCCGCACGCTGAACGACAACCACATCGAAACCGAAGCGCCGGTGGAAATGGTGTTCTGGACCAATGAAGAAGGGTCGCGCTTTGTGCCGGTGATGATGGGCTCCGGGGTGTTTGCCGGCATCTTCCCGATAGAACTCGCCTATGCCGCGCAGGACGTGGACGGTAAAACGGTGAAGGATGAGCTGGAGAAAATCGGCTATGCCGGGCCGAAAACGCCGGGCGATCATCCGATTGGCGCCTATTTTGAAGCGCATATCGAGCAAGGGCCGATTCTGGAAGATAAGAACATCGAAATCGGCGTGGTGCAGGCCGTATTGGGCATTCGCTGGTATGACTGCGTCGTCACCGGCATGGAGTCTCACGCCGGGCCGACGCCGATGGCGCTGCGTAAAGATGCGCTGCAGGTTTCCACCCGCATCATGCAGGAGGTGATTGCGATCGCCGACCGCTTTGCGCCGCACGGCCGCGGTACGGTAGGCATGGTGCAGGTGCACCCCAACAGCCGCAACGTGGTGTCGGGCAGCGTGAAGTTTTCTATCGATTTCCGTAATCTTACCGATGCGCTGGTGGATGAGATGGATGCGGCGCTGAAAACCTATCTCGCCGAACTGGGCGCGGAAACCGGGCTGGATATTCAGTTGACGCAGGTTTCCCAATATCCCGCCGCGCCGTTCCATGCGGACTGTAAGGATGCGGTGCGCCGGGCGGCCAATGCGCTGGGTTATTCGAACATGGATATCGTTTCCGGCGCCGGACACGACGCCGTTTATGTGGCGGATCTGGCGCCGACCGGGATGATTTTTATCCCGTGTAAAGACGGCATCAGCCATAACGAAATCGAGTATTCCTCGCCCGAACAGGTGACGGCCGGCGCGAACGTGTTGCTGCATGCGGTGATGGAAACCGCCGGCGTCGTGGGGCGGGGGGCGTAA